The following DNA comes from Camelina sativa cultivar DH55 chromosome 14, Cs, whole genome shotgun sequence.
GTGTTCGGTTTTCGagtgaaaacaatttttttgacatcaaaaagagaaaaaaaaaaaaaaaaaaaaaaaaaaNTGCAACCACGGACCCTTCATTATTTCGCCGGTTCTTGGCAATAAATACATCTTCGATCCTTacgataaattaaaattctctGTTCTTGCTCCTTCGAAAACCTATCATCGCACGCCTTCTCTTTTCTCCTAAAATTTTTCCAATGGCCACCATCAAAGTAAACTTCTAGCTTCTCCTTTGTtaatctcttcttcattcttctcctTACGCAGCTACCTGTTCCTGTTTGTtctacaaatttgaaaattttgtttgtgtttcgaattatttttttagattgaaGCAGCTCTTGTTGTGACCTCAGCTCACAAGATGACTTTTGATGATGTACGCACCTCATAACTCATAAGTGTTTCCGACTCTTTCTTCTGTGTTTCAAATACGGACAGTACTCATTTGTGTGTTTGGTAATGTGTAATATCCAGGAAGCTAAGCTATCACAGTTAAACCTGCGGCTATTGATTCTTCATCCTTATAAAGATGGGAAAGTGGTAACTTTGTTCTCATACTTTTAATATCTTTGGTTTTCTATTCGCTTAGCTAGTGTTGTTTATTTACTAgctgttaattttgtttatcatttatatatgaatttCTAACGGGTCCCTAGTTACCTCtgtttttatgaaaatagaaaCCTATTCTCCTGCTACTAGCAAGGCTGCAAGCTCTGATGAATTAACTTCTATACTTCTACGAGATCTCATGATCATCACGTTTATTCAGATATTGACGTTATATGTACTAATACAACTTGAATTTATCTGTGCTAATAAAACGTAATTAATTAGTCTTTTCctattttatgtttaattaaGAATCTTTTCGATCAACTTTTTATGTCCTATATTTCATTCATTGACATTAACCATGTGCATGTTGTTTATTTTGGCAGGTTAGTGAAGATGACAAATCTTCACAGAAAAAGGCTAAAGCAGATAGATACAAAGACGTCTAGAATACAGTGTAGTAGTGATGATTTTAGCGAGGAATCtgatgaagaggagaaagaaattTAAGCTAAACTATCAGGAACATACAGACAAACTCAACCAAAGCCACTTTCTATACTGGATAGAAACCACAAAGAACAAAGCGAGGCAGACATATTTCAGCTAATCAGACAAAGCACAAGACACGGGTGGTGGACCAAGTTTACTTAACTAATTACTAGCATAAATTTTAGTCTCGGAAAGAAGGACCAAGGGAATTGGAAACTTAATGGTTGGATGCATCAGAATTGATAACCCATGTCATGCTTTGCTTGAGGATGGTGCAACTACAATTCATAATAGTGTCCTTTCAATTGAACGAGAAGTTACAAATGCTAGAAACTTGAAAAAGATTAGTAAACTTGAACAaggtaataataattaattaatcatctgtttcttttcttgtgcCCGGTAGGTTGATTTGCACTAAACTTGGACGATAAGACAAAGAGCACACAAGTGGTGGATAAGGAAACTGCCCCGTCTTGTCAGGCTTCCCGAAATCTGGAGATTCTCGGAGACTCACGGATTTATAGTACCCATCATCTCCAATGATGAAAGCTGTATGGTGGTACTCAAAGGTCTTGGTGGGTTGGAGGTATTTTTCCTTTACATCGAAAACCACAACGACTTTCTCCTTCTCGTCAATGAAGAAGCTCCCAGCTTCAACGTCAAACTGGAAGCCAGtgagtggtctcatatccacgTTCAAAAATTTGCTCCATGACACCGCATCTGGCTCAATCTTAGTCTTAACCCAAATCTCCAATGTAATTGGATGCAACCGCTGGTATAGCACAGCGAGCTGTTCGTCTCTAACACAAGAGAGGGTTACAGTTTCTTCGACATAAGAGTGAAACGGAAGAGGCAGACGtggtccaaatctctctcttgtaaaatcaaaacaaattaaaaaatcttcaatctctcttatGATCATGAAATTTGGACCAAAACCTAATTTCTCTTGAGCAAAAAAGTAAGAATTTCCCTTCAAAGACACGTTGCGTTGATAAAACTGTATTTCCCAGTCGGAAGTGACGTCGAGAACCCTCCATGAGTTAGAGCTCAAGTCGTATATTTCGTGCTTGAGAAGGCCTTCTCTCGGATATTCCAcaaacctcaagattttgtggttacggTTGTTCTTGTCGTCATCACATCCGAAAGCATAGATGTCTAGTCTGTGCAAACTTGTTCTTGGTGCAATCCACTTTGTTTGCCCCAAGTACGGGTTCCACACCACGAGTCTCGAGTGGTCCTTGGCGACGCATAACAATAAGCCATCGCATTGAAAGACTTTGGATATCTCAACTTGATCATTAAGTAGATCTACCTGCTTTATAGATAGATCAAGCAACTCGTCTTCGTCGTCCTTGTGCTTGCGGCAGAGATGGAAACGAACTGAAAAAACCTTGGAATCCATCGTCATGAACCCTACAAACTGCTGCCTCGTCACCGCTGCTTTACCCAAAACCCAATCATTGGTTAAATCGTTCCATAACTTGCAAGTGGATCGCACTGCTCTCAGGGATGTTATCGGAATCCTTGTGAGTATTTTCTCCCCAACCAGTTTCGGTGGAAGTTGGCACATCCTCTTCGTCATTCTTCCAACTCTCGCCAGATCGACGCTGGACAATATAAATTAGGgctatctttctctcttttactcttctCTCTAtacgtatttttttttacacatacaattaattatgaaatatatatgtcaCGTACGTtctttccttcctttttttttttcgtaaaaacaTACTCTTATCCTTTTTCTATGTGGAaaatttattcaatattttttgttcaaaaacaaattttttggtattactgtatatatttttgtatgttgGAGGAGAGGTTAAGAAAAGAAGACTGACAGGACCTGTCGTTGCAAGATCACAATCAAGAACAACTCAAATTTTCACTCCCAGTGGAAGAGACTTCAAGGTAATGGGAGACGAGGATATATAAATCTAGGAATCTGCATCTTGTTGATGCACATGAATTTGAATTGGcaaataatataactaattaagaaCAGTGAGAGTTGTTACTTTTTCTTGGTCTCCGATTATTTTTCTCTAATATTGCTTCCTTGGATTCATTTTGGTCTCTAAATCAACCTCAAGCTTTCCTACATGAAgaagagcaacaacaacaacaaaatcgtTTTCTCGTTATTACAATGTTACTTATGCATATTGTGCAGTGGGTTTgtattgttttaacttttaagcatATTGTAGTCTAATTGGTAGACAAAAAGCGTAACATATGTCAGAAGAAAAAGACCCAATTGGTTCATTGCGGTTAACTGACATTTCTCCCATATAACATCATCAATTTCCAATTTTGTCCTCTCTCCCCTTTTACGATTCTTTCCGATTTCGTCGGAAATTGATaaggaaaccctaaaattagCCAAAAAAAACGGATCCGGAAGTGAGGAAAATGCCGTCGCAGATTCTCCAAATCTCACAACTTCCACCtaaatcctcatcatcatccacgCAGATGATGTTCAAGTCTTTGATCTACGATGATCCTTCAACGaccctcctctcttcttcttcttcttcttctactcgaTTTGATGATAACCACAACTCCGTTAAGCCTCTCCTCTCCCGCGCTTCTAGCTTCAACGGCGCCGTCACTGCCAAGAACGGTGGTGGGTTAACTGGCTGGTTTCAAAACAGACGGAGACGATCTAACAGCGATAACTGTCTCTCTGCGTTTCAAGATCATACTAATGGTAGCGACGGTGGTAATAGCGGCGGAGACCGTCAAACTATTGGTCAGGAGGTTGGACACGCCGCTGCAGAGACCTTCTTGTTGACTCGTCTTTGCTTGAAGCTCCTCAGCTATCTTGGGTATCTATCTGTTTAGATCCGTTCTCTGTTACATTTGCTGAATCCAACGAAATTAGCGCTTTGATCTCCTTGGGCATTTCTAAAAAGATGATCTTTTATTTTGCAAAGGTTAATGATTTGGTTAGTCACTGATCAAAGAAAACTATTGATTCAGGGTAGGTTATAGATGGATTACAAGATTTATGGCACTTGGATGTTATGCATTTCTACTAATGCCTGGCTTTATTCAAGGTTTGGACTTTGTTGACATTTTTATTGTTGGATTGGATCTACTAATCAGGGCtttatctctgttttttatGAGTTAGTAACCTTCAGTTTCATTGCTAAAGGTTTGGAGTTTACTTTGCAGTCggatattactattttttctctCCTTACGTTCGCAGAAGTATAGTTTACGGTGATCAACCAAGAAACAGGTCACAATCTCTTTTTACTGGTTCTGTTCATGTTATgaagatattttggattttgtatgtTGATGtgatctaagttttttttttttttgtttctttaggcTTGACTTGTATCTACCTAGGAACTCCAATGGTCCAAAACCAGTTGTGGCGTTTGTGACTGGTGGAGCCTGGATTATTGGGTGAGTGAGTATGATTCCCTATGAACACTATTTTCATCTTTATGCgttgaggaagaggaaaaagaacTGAGTATTTCCTTACAGAATGTCTTGTGTTGATACAGTTATAAGGCGTGGGGTTCTCTTTTGGGACAGCAGTTATCGGAAAGAGATATTATTGTGGCATGCATTGATTACAGGTAGTTATGCgtgctttttttcttcttcttttttttttgctgtgcAATGAATGTGGTGGTTTCCTGTCATATTCCATCAGTTCTCGTTTAGAGTTTCTCGATCTCATTTCCAATTTCTCTATCTCACAGGAATTTTCCGCAAGGATCTATTAGTGACATGGTCAAGGATGCTTCTTCTGGCATCTCATTTGTTTGCAATCATATTGCTGAGTATGGAGGTGATCCAAATAGGTATTAATCCTGTCTTAGACATGGAAGTTCTTAAATTTTAGATTTCGTGCTCactgtttttatctttttgtggTGTAGAATTTATCTGATGGGTCAGTCTGCTGGTGCACATATCGCGGCTTGCACCCTTGTTGAGCAGGTCATTAAAGAGTCAGGGGAGGGGGATAGTGTCTCTTGGAGTAGTGGACAAATAAATGGTTACTTTGGTCTGTCTGGAGGGTAAGTAGGATCCTTTCTTTTGCTCGAATAACAGTTGTTATGACAGTGACCATACATTGTGGAATTCAGAGATTGTGTCAAGAACTTGTTAAAAACAAGTTTCTTTACTTACCTGAGTATACACATCTATGTTCAACTCCAGTTCTTATTTCGCCACCAAGGTCTTTTGTAGAAATGCTAGGCAATTTATTGAACCCTGAAGAAGTGGTCAAATATTAACGTAAAGAAGCAAGTAGATTCCTGCCTTCTATCCAactaaagccaaaaaaattctAATGTGAGGCCACACATCATCTGTTTGTCTATTTTTAACAAACTTCGTGATCGTGATCTACAGGTACAACCTTTTGTGCCTTGTGGACCACTTCCATAGCAGGGGTCTGTACCGTTCCATCTTTCTAAGGTATAATACTTTCTCCTTTCAAATCTTGGTGTTGCCTACGCTACTCAACCTGGCCAGTAGAGCAGCCTGGaattttacagttttatttgtgacttttgtttttcctcAGCATCATGGAAGGAGAGGAATCATTAAGGCAATATTCTCCTGAACTAGTTGTGCAAAACCCAGATCTCAAACACATCATTGCTCGTCTCCCACCTATTATCCTATTCCATGGTACTGCTGACTACTCAATTCCTTCAGATGCAAGGTATGGTTAAACTGTCGTAACCTTGTGTGTACTTGTGTATCTCATGTATTTCAGACGGTTGATATGATGATTGAACTTCTGCTCATTCTCTCTGCAGTAAATCTTTTGCGGAAACCCTCCAGAGGCTTGGAGCGAAAGCAGAAGTGATCCTTTACGAAGGGAAAACTCACACGGATTTGTTTCTTCAGGTACAGTAGCCTGTCTTTTGAGATTTGAATGTCTGGTCGTACAAAAACCTCAATATTTTGATCTAGAAACTTGGTTGTCTATGTTAGGATCCAATGAGAGGTGGCAAAGACGAGATGTTTGAAGATATAGTATCAGTAGTTCTGGGAGAAGATCAAGAAGCTAGTGGTAAAAGCGTAGACAGAAGGCGTCTTGTGCCTGAATTCATGTTGAAGTTGGCTCACTGGGTCAGTCCGTTCTAACTCCGACACTCTTATCTCCCAAAAGATCAGATGAAGtaaattttcttcttccaagATACTGACCCGCCAGTGTGCATATTACTTAACAAGGAAGCAGATCCAATATACTTTAACGACAGATGTTTGAActttgatgatgaggaagaattGATGATATTGTATCCCAGTTTGTAATACGCTGAATTATTTTGTCATACACGGTGTGTTATTTGTAACAACGGATGCATTAAAGAAACAACAAGTctttattgacttttttttgtatcattagACTATCTTCGGTCGTCCCCTTTCCTCTCTACTGGGCAGCTGTTGACTTTTCTACCGTTATACAAAGTGCCAAACCAAAGTCATTAACCAAGAAGTTACGAGAAAACAAAGCCAGCCGAACGAATTAAGCTAGACTTAAACTGTTCGTGATTCTATTGCAGTTCACTACTTAAGATCCAACGGTTTAATGTACAGAACCACAATAGAGAGGCAAGGAAGTAGATacgatgaaaagaagaaaacgagtCATATGCAGAGGTTTTTCTGCGAGCACACAGAAgttcaaaacaaagcaaaatgaGACCAAAGTGTGTCTTAACCAGTGTTCCTCATTCCAGCTGCAATACCGTTAATGGTGATGAGCAATGCATCCCTGAGCTTGTTGTTGTCATCATCACGTCTTAGCCTCTTGAGGATCTCAACCTGCAGCATGTTCATGGGGTTCAAATACGGAAGTCTACTCTCTATCAGCTTTTTCAGGCTTCGATTATTCTCCGAGAGCTTTTCATGGCCGCTTATCACAAGCACATACTTCTCAGTAGTCAGCAGTTCCTTTCTGAGCTCNNNNNNNNNNNNNNNNNNNNNNNNNNNNNNNNNNNNNNNNNNNNNNNNNNNNNNNNNNNNNNNNNNNNNNNNNNNNNNNNNNNNNNNNNNNNNNNNNNNNNNNNNNNNNNNNNNNNNNNNNNNNNNNNNNNNNNNNNNNNNNNNNNNNNNNNNNNNNNNNNNNNNNNNNNNNNNNNNNNNNNNNNNNNNNNNNNNNNNNNNNNNNNNNNNNNNNNNNNNNNNNNNNNNNNNNNNNNNNNNNNNNNNNNNNNNNNNNNNNNNNNNNNNNNNNNNNNNNNNNNNNNNNNNNNNNNNNNNNNNNNNNNNNNNNNNNNNNNNNNNNNNNNNNNNNNNNNNNNNNNNNNNNNNNNNNNNNNNNNNNNNNNNNNNNNNNNNNNNNNNNNNNNNNNNNNNNNNNNNNNNNNNNNNNNNNNNNNNNNNNNNNNNNNNNNNNNNNNNNNNNNNNNNNNNNNNNNNNNNNNNNNNNNNNNNNNNNNNNNNNNNNNNNNNNNNNNNNNNNNNNNNNNNNNNNNNNNNNNNNNNNNNNNNNNNNNNNNNNNNNNNNNNNNNNNNNNNNNNNNNNNNNNNNNNNNNNNNNNNNNNNNNNNNNNNNNNNNNNNNNNNNNNNNNNNNNNNNNNNNNNNNNNNNNNNNNNNNNNNNNNNNNNNNNNNNNNNNNNNNNNNNNNNNNNNNNNNNNNNNNNNNNNNNNNNNNNNNNNNNNNNNNNNNNNNNNNNNNNNNNNNNNNNNNNNNNNNNNNNNNNNNNNNNNNNNNNNNNNNNNNNNNNNNNNNNNNNNNNNNNNNNNNNNNNNNNNNNNNNNNNNNNNNNNNNNNNNNNNNNNNNNNNNNNNNNNNNNNNNNNNNNNNNNNNNNNNNNNNNNNNNNNNNNNNNNNNNNNNNNNNNNNNNNNNNNNNNNNNNNNNNNNNNNNNNNNNNNNNNNNNNNNNNNNNNNNNNNNNNNNNNNNNNNNNNNNNNNNNNNNNNNNNNNNNNNNNNNNNNNNNNNNNNNNNNNNNNNNNNNNNNNNNNNNNNNNNNNNNNNNNNNNNNNNNNNNNNNNNNNNNNNNNNNNNNNNNNNNNNNNNNNNNNNNNNNNNNNNNNNNNNNNNNNNNNNNNNNNNNNNNNNNNNNNNNNNNNNNNNNNNNNNNNNNNNNNNNNNNNNNNNNNNNNNNNNNNNNNNNNNNNNNNNNNNNNNNNNNNNNNNNNNNNNNNNNNNNNNNNNNNNNNNNNNNNNNNNNNNNNNNNNNNNNNNNNNNNTATCTTCCATTAGGCTCCGCCATTTTTCTTCTCGTGGTGGCTGAGGAGGCTGCAATGTAGCAAGTAGAACCGCGGTTGTGTAAATCTCTAGCTGCCTAACAGCTGTCTGTGGTAACCCGAACTTGGCTTGCACCATCTCACCTTGCTCTGTGGAACGGAGAGTACCCTGCAAAATCAATGCAAGACTGTACGTCAGGCCTTTggctgaaaaaggagaaagactGTCCATATGGGTAAGTAGCTTACCATTACAGACCCTGGAGGTTGGGATTGTATGGCAAGATAAGTTGGGCCACCACCTCGCCCAATACTCCCACCTCGTCCATGGAATAAGGTAATTTTGATTCCAAATTCATTGCAAGCAGCCACAACATCCTCCTGGGCTTTGTAAAGTTCCCATGCTGCAGTAAAGCGTCCAGCATCTTTTCCAGAATCCGAATATCCAACCATCACCTGCACATAAATAAACTTGTCAATCTTTTCAGACAGAGCATAATCCAAAATGATGAATTGGTTGAAGTCAGGTATATCTACCTCTTGGTGGCAGGTGTGGTTCTTTTGGATGTGTTCTCTGTACCAATCGATTGATAGCAATTTTCTTATCACAGAGCCAGCGCCTCTTAAATCTTTCACCGTCTCAAAAAGAGGCACCACTCGCAGTCtatcatataagaaaaataaatcagcATACCAATAACTTATTCCATCAAAAATAAGAGACATAGACATTAGACAATAATGTCCAGATGAAGTCACCAGTATATATAAGTATGCAGAGGGAAAATTGATTAACAATGAAATTAAACTCACGTTCCAGCAGGACATGGTCTTCCCAGCTCGCCACTGACGGCAAGACGAGCATCTTTCTGCAGAAGCTCCACAGCGAGGACATCACTTGCCTACAAGTAGCAAAAAATCAATGTCATCAGCTACTCGTCCAAGTTAGCTTCAGCAAAGAAGTGACTGTGAAAGACTGAAAGCTTTCATACATTTGAAGCCATAGAAATCACGTAAGCTCCAAGTGATTCACTTCCTAGCTCAGCAGCAACCCGGAAGGTATCTAGTACTTCTTTTACTTCAGGACCAACCTGAAAAGGTTAAGTAGTTTTCATAATGGTgttaaacacaaaaatacagGTAATGTGAACACTGAACAGAGACCACTTTCGTATCATCATATTGGCCTTCCTACATACAAGTTATTTGATTAATCCTTTTGGTCTAACAGTAAGATAAGCTGTATTTACTAcctaaaaatcttattttttttcagaGACATGAGCCTAACATAAAAAGAAATTCACAGTAAGTGTTACCTCAATATTTGGAGGGACAAGGGGTCGTTTCCCTTTCAACTCTTTTGTCAAAAACTCCAGTTTCTTATCTTCATCCCATTCACTATATGTGCCCATGTCCAAGTATGTCGTAATTGCATCCAAAGCTTCAGAATGCC
Coding sequences within:
- the LOC104743530 gene encoding F-box/kelch-repeat protein At1g24800-like; its protein translation is MTKRMCQLPPKLVGEKILTRIPITSLRAVRSTCKLWNDLTNDWVLGKAAVTRQQFVGFMTMDSKVFSVRFHLCRKHKDDEDELLDLSIKQVDLLNDQVEISKVFQCDGLLLCVAKDHSRLVVWNPYLGQTKWIAPRTSLHRLDIYAFGCDDDKNNRNHKILRFVEYPREGLLKHEIYDLSSNSWRVLDVTSDWEIQFYQRNVSLKGNSYFFAQEKLGFGPNFMIIREIEDFLICFDFTRERFGPRLPLPFHSYVEETVTLSCVRDEQLAVLYQRLHPITLEIWVKTKIEPDAVSWSKFLNVDMRPLTGFQFDVEAGSFFIDEKEKVVVVFDVKEKYLQPTKTFEYHHTAFIIGDDGYYKSVSLRESPDFGKPDKTGQFPYPPLVCSLSYRPSLVQINLPGTRKETDD
- the LOC104741260 gene encoding probable isoprenylcysteine alpha-carbonyl methylesterase ICMEL1, with amino-acid sequence MPSQILQISQLPPKSSSSSTQMMFKSLIYDDPSTTLLSSSSSSSTRFDDNHNSVKPLLSRASSFNGAVTAKNGGGLTGWFQNRRRRSNSDNCLSAFQDHTNGSDGGNSGGDRQTIGQEVGHAAAETFLLTRLCLKLLSYLGVGYRWITRFMALGCYAFLLMPGFIQVGYYYFFSPYVRRSIVYGDQPRNRLDLYLPRNSNGPKPVVAFVTGGAWIIGYKAWGSLLGQQLSERDIIVACIDYRNFPQGSISDMVKDASSGISFVCNHIAEYGGDPNRIYLMGQSAGAHIAACTLVEQVIKESGEGDSVSWSSGQINGYFGLSGGYNLLCLVDHFHSRGLYRSIFLSIMEGEESLRQYSPELVVQNPDLKHIIARLPPIILFHGTADYSIPSDASKSFAETLQRLGAKAEVILYEGKTHTDLFLQDPMRGGKDEMFEDIVSVVLGEDQEASGKSVDRRRLVPEFMLKLAHWVSPF